The DNA segment GGGTAGATCGTCACCGACTCCGGCAGCGGACCACCGAACACAACAGAAAGTAGTGCCGCACGACCTTCACTGTCGCTGAACGGAAGCGCGTTCAGTCGAGACGTCGCATCGGTCACCTCCACGATCCGCTCCGCATGACACGCGAACTCAGGCGTCTGGACATACATGACCTGCTCTGTGCGGATTGACATGTGCTGATCCCACCACCACGCCGAACACCCGATCAAACAACCCTGCACCACACCAGACACAACCAATAGTTGTGCAAGTAAGGTTGGAAGTGTGGATGTTGAAGCACTGCGGACGTTCGTGGCCGTCGCTGAGACCGGCCAGTTCCAGGCTGCGGCCGACGAGCTGGGGATCAGCCAGCAGGCTGTCTCCAAGCGGATCGCGGCCCTGGAGAGGCACATCGAGGTCACGCTCCTGGTGCGGACCTCCCGAGGGTCCCGACTGAGCCTGGACGGGCAGGTCTTCCTGCCGCACGCCAAGAAGGTCCTGGCGGCCATCGAGCAGGCCGAGCAGGCCGTGCGCCCCGGCAGCCGTCCCTTGCGCGTCGATGTCCTCAATCGGCGCATCTCCCCGGCCCAGGCCGTCTACCGGTTCTACCGCTCCCACCCCGAGACGGACCTGGACGCGGTCACGCTGAGCAAGGAGAACGCCGCCCAGGCCGCCCAGGCGGTGCTCGAAGGGACCGTCGACGCGTCCTTCCGCGCCCTGCCGGCAGACCAGGCCCCGGCCGGGATCAGCGCCGAACGGCTCCTGGACGCACCCCTGGAGCTCCTGGTCGGCCCCGGCCACCCGCTGGCTGACGCGCCCGGGGTCAGTCCTGCGGACCTGGCCGGCCACCGCATCTGGATCCCCGGGATCAGGCCGGGCACCGAGTGGGCGGCGTTCTACCAGGCGCTGTCCGAGGCCTTCGGCCTGAGCATCGACGCGCTCGGCCCCAACTTCGGTGACGAGGCCCTGATGGACGCGCTGGCCGACTCGGCCTCGCTGGCCACCCTCGTCGGCGGCGGGGACCGGTACCTGTGGCCCCAGACCCACGACCTACGGCGCATCCCATTGCACGACCCGACCCCGGTCTACCCGCACGTACTGCTGTTCCGCAGCGGAGACCAGCACCCCGTGCTGACCGCGCTACGCGACCATCTGCGCACCACAGGCCCGCGAACACCGCACGACGTGTGGACGCCGGACTGGGCAGACCGCTGACCAGACGCCCGAATCAACGGAAACGCCCTGGCAGCAAAACACCACCCCTCAGATCACCCCCTCCCTCCCCACCCAATACGGATCCCGTAGTTGCCGCTTGAAGAGCTTTCCCGACTCGTCGCGGGGGAGGAGTTCTTCGAAGACGACGGCGCGGGGGGTCTTGTAGCCGGCGAGGTGTTCGGCGACGTGGGTGCGGACCTGCTCGGCGCTGAGGAGTACGCCGGGTTCGGTTTGGAGGTGGGCGGCGAGGACCTCGCCGAACTCCTCGTCGGGGATGCCGAAGACCGCCACGTCGCGGACGCCGTCGAGGGCGAGCAGGCAGCCTTCGATCTCCGCGGGGTAGATGTTGACGCCGCCGGAGATGACCATGTCGTTCCGGCGGTCGCTGAGGTAGAGGTAGCCGTCGGTGTCGAGGTGGCCGATGTCCCCTATGGTGACGTATCCGGGCAGGCCGGGGGCTTCCATGGCGGCGCGCCGGTCGGGGTCGCCGAGGTAGGTGAACCGGGGCCAGCCGTCGCCCGGCTTCAGGTAGATGTCGCCGGTGGCGCCGGCCGGCAGCGGCTGCTTGTCGGGGCCGAGGACCGCGACGTCGCAGGTGTCGGTGGCGCGTCCGACGGTGCCGGGGTGGGCCAGCCACTCCGCGCTGTCGCACCAGGTCACGGCGCCCGTCTCGCTGCCGCCGTAGTACTCGCGCAGCACCGGGCCCAGCCAGTCGATCATGGCGTGTTTGACGTGCGGCGGGCAGGGCGCCGCGGCGTGCACGACGGAGGTCAGCGAGGACAGGTCGTAGCGTTCGCGCACGTCCTTGGGCAGGCGCAGCAGCCGGACGAACATCGTGGGCACGACCTGCACCTGCTCGATGCGGTGCAGGGCGATCAGCCGCAGGAACTCCTCGGCGTCGAAGCGCGGCATGAGGGTGATGTCCAGGCCGGCCGCGAGGGCGAGGACGGCGTGCTGGCTGGGAGAGGCGTGGTAGAGCGGGGCGGGGATGAGGGTGCGTCCGCCGGGGGCGACGGCGAAGCGCTCCAGGAACAGCCGTACGCCTTCGTCGAGTTGCTCGGGGGTGACGGGTTCGCGCAGCACCCCCTTGGGCAGCCCGGTGGTGCCCGAGCTGTAGATGACGGTGGGGGGCCGGTCCCCGGCGGGCTCATCCAGCGGGGCGTGGTCCTCCAGCCACGGGTCCAGCAGCGGGTGCTTTCCGGTGACGGGCGGTGCGCCGATCCCGCAGGCGGCTGCGACACCGGCGGGGACGGCGGCCTCGACGATCCGTACGCCGTCCGGGAGCACGGCGGTCACCGCGTCCAGCAGGTCGCTGTGCGCGAAGACGACCTTGCTGCCGCTGTCGGTGAGCACATGCCGCAGGTCGTCGTGCCGGAAGTGCCAGTTGACGGGGACCGCCGAGGCGCCCAGCAGGGCGGCCCCGGCGGTGATCTCCAAGTGGGCGGGCTCGTTGCGCATCACGACCGCGATCCGGTCGCCGGGCTCGACGCCGGCCGCACGCAGTCCGGTGGCGATCCGCGCCGCACGGTCGAGGAAGGACGGATAGTCGCGTTCATGACCCGCGCAGCGGATGGCCGGGGCGCCGGCGGCGGGCGGGACGACGGCTTCCATGGTGCCTCCAGTGAGTGCGACCGGAGGGCTCATTCAAGCGGCAAGTGCGGTGGGACGCCAGAGTGCTGACGCGGGGTCAGCGATCTCCGGCCATAGGTGGTGGCGCGGCCCCCGGCCGCTCCCGAGGCCGCGCTGAGGTCCGAGGTTTTCCGTCTCCTCGACCTCCTCCGCCCTCAACTTCCGCCTGGTTTCCGCCGGATGCTCCGATGTTTGTCGCGTCCTGGGTCTTCCGGTCCCGGAGGCGGCGCTGCACCATGCGGGATGGCACAGGA comes from the Streptomyces angustmyceticus genome and includes:
- a CDS encoding LysR family transcriptional regulator, producing MDVEALRTFVAVAETGQFQAAADELGISQQAVSKRIAALERHIEVTLLVRTSRGSRLSLDGQVFLPHAKKVLAAIEQAEQAVRPGSRPLRVDVLNRRISPAQAVYRFYRSHPETDLDAVTLSKENAAQAAQAVLEGTVDASFRALPADQAPAGISAERLLDAPLELLVGPGHPLADAPGVSPADLAGHRIWIPGIRPGTEWAAFYQALSEAFGLSIDALGPNFGDEALMDALADSASLATLVGGGDRYLWPQTHDLRRIPLHDPTPVYPHVLLFRSGDQHPVLTALRDHLRTTGPRTPHDVWTPDWADR
- a CDS encoding AMP-binding protein yields the protein MEAVVPPAAGAPAIRCAGHERDYPSFLDRAARIATGLRAAGVEPGDRIAVVMRNEPAHLEITAGAALLGASAVPVNWHFRHDDLRHVLTDSGSKVVFAHSDLLDAVTAVLPDGVRIVEAAVPAGVAAACGIGAPPVTGKHPLLDPWLEDHAPLDEPAGDRPPTVIYSSGTTGLPKGVLREPVTPEQLDEGVRLFLERFAVAPGGRTLIPAPLYHASPSQHAVLALAAGLDITLMPRFDAEEFLRLIALHRIEQVQVVPTMFVRLLRLPKDVRERYDLSSLTSVVHAAAPCPPHVKHAMIDWLGPVLREYYGGSETGAVTWCDSAEWLAHPGTVGRATDTCDVAVLGPDKQPLPAGATGDIYLKPGDGWPRFTYLGDPDRRAAMEAPGLPGYVTIGDIGHLDTDGYLYLSDRRNDMVISGGVNIYPAEIEGCLLALDGVRDVAVFGIPDEEFGEVLAAHLQTEPGVLLSAEQVRTHVAEHLAGYKTPRAVVFEELLPRDESGKLFKRQLRDPYWVGREGVI